From the Senegalimassilia faecalis genome, one window contains:
- a CDS encoding diacylglycerol kinase family protein: MRTADTKGLGQRYKLGSAFANAGRGLAEAVRGERNLRIDAGFAVVAIALGFALRIDTASWLAVIVCIGMMFALETLNTAIEAVVDLASPGYHELARKAKDCAAGAALAGAIASLVVGIIVFAPRLLALFIS; encoded by the coding sequence GTGCGCACTGCCGACACGAAAGGGCTGGGCCAGCGCTACAAGCTTGGCTCTGCGTTCGCAAACGCAGGACGCGGCCTTGCCGAAGCCGTGCGCGGCGAGCGCAACCTGCGCATCGACGCCGGCTTCGCCGTTGTTGCCATCGCACTCGGCTTCGCGTTGCGCATCGACACGGCGTCGTGGCTTGCCGTCATCGTGTGCATCGGCATGATGTTCGCGCTTGAAACGCTTAACACCGCCATCGAAGCCGTGGTGGACCTGGCAAGCCCCGGCTACCACGAGCTGGCACGCAAGGCGAAAGATTGCGCGGCCGGCGCGGCGCTAGCTGGCGCCATCGCGTCGCTGGTTGTGGGCATCATCGTGTTCGCCCCGCGCTTGCTGGCGCTTTTCATTTCCTAG
- the era gene encoding GTPase Era, with translation MDLDAYFGHAAPPSGDGFKSGFVTLIGRPNAGKSTLLNTIMGKKIAITSNTAQTTRHRFRAVYTRDDMQMIIVDTPGLHKPHDALGEELNTSALKALEDVDVIAMLIDASKPVGRGDEWVAAQLDGPHCKHAKKICVLSKSDLVTKEQLHAQAEAADKLANWDAMVGLSSESGHNVDAFIEEVEYFLPEGPAWFPADMETDQPIEVIVAEFIREKILRTFRDEVPHSIGVTIEHMEYEKAKNLNRILARIYVERDSQKGIIIGKGGQAIKRIGQEARADLEQLLGTRVYLDLMVKVKKNWRRDATQIRRFGYGEGL, from the coding sequence ATGGACCTCGACGCCTACTTCGGACACGCCGCGCCGCCTTCGGGCGACGGCTTCAAATCCGGCTTCGTCACGCTTATCGGCCGCCCGAACGCCGGCAAATCCACGTTGCTCAACACCATCATGGGCAAGAAAATCGCCATCACGTCGAACACGGCGCAAACCACGCGCCACCGTTTCCGCGCCGTATACACGCGCGACGACATGCAGATGATCATCGTGGACACGCCTGGCCTGCACAAGCCGCACGACGCGCTTGGCGAAGAGCTGAACACCTCGGCGCTCAAGGCGCTTGAAGACGTCGACGTCATCGCCATGCTCATCGACGCCTCCAAGCCCGTCGGCCGCGGTGACGAGTGGGTGGCGGCCCAGCTTGACGGCCCGCACTGCAAGCACGCGAAGAAAATCTGCGTGTTGTCGAAATCCGACCTGGTCACGAAAGAGCAGCTGCACGCGCAGGCCGAAGCCGCCGACAAGCTGGCCAACTGGGACGCCATGGTGGGACTGAGCTCCGAATCGGGCCACAACGTGGACGCGTTCATCGAGGAAGTGGAGTATTTCCTGCCCGAGGGCCCGGCATGGTTCCCCGCCGACATGGAAACGGACCAGCCCATCGAGGTCATCGTGGCCGAGTTCATCCGCGAGAAGATCCTGCGCACGTTCCGCGACGAGGTACCGCACTCCATCGGCGTCACCATCGAGCACATGGAGTACGAAAAGGCGAAGAACCTCAACCGTATTCTGGCACGCATCTACGTGGAGCGCGACTCGCAGAAGGGCATCATCATCGGCAAGGGCGGCCAGGCCATCAAGCGCATCGGCCAAGAAGCGCGTGCCGACCTCGAACAGCTGCTCGGCACCCGCGTATACCTCGACCTCATGGTGAAGGTGAAGAAGAACTGGCGCCGCGACGCCACGCAAATCAGGCGTTTCGGCTACGGCGAAGGGTTGTAA
- the ybeY gene encoding rRNA maturation RNase YbeY produces the protein MDVQINYDYREDDLKDMPLVELAQFVLNHQHKPENTEVSLSFVTDDEIANLNETYRGKVGPTDVLSFECDGVEDELSDIVPEGFDDVYELGDVVIAPDVAERQTHEFGTTFEQEISLLFVHGLLHLCGYDHIVEEEAQVMEALEDEILKAWNSR, from the coding sequence ATGGACGTGCAAATTAATTACGACTATCGCGAAGACGACCTGAAGGACATGCCGCTGGTGGAGTTGGCGCAATTCGTGCTGAATCACCAGCACAAACCCGAAAACACCGAGGTGTCCCTAAGCTTCGTCACCGACGACGAGATCGCGAACCTCAACGAAACGTATCGCGGGAAAGTTGGCCCCACCGACGTGCTGTCGTTCGAATGCGACGGTGTGGAAGACGAGCTTTCCGATATCGTGCCAGAAGGCTTCGACGACGTGTACGAGCTGGGCGACGTGGTCATCGCGCCCGATGTGGCCGAACGCCAAACGCATGAGTTCGGCACCACGTTCGAGCAGGAAATCAGCCTGCTGTTCGTGCATGGCCTGTTGCACCTGTGCGGCTACGACCACATCGTGGAAGAGGAAGCGCAGGTCATGGAAGCGCTTGAGGACGAAATCCTCAAAGCCTGGAACAGCCGTTAA
- a CDS encoding RsmE family RNA methyltransferase: MSLPHFFLNVQVLAKEAQAEFPLALSRDDAKHAKVLRLAPGEHVAVVDAAQDYFECEIVSFAEALPVVRIAGHLDQASDMPHVCLVQGLAKGDKMETVIRHATELGVAEFIPFAAARSIMKVDAKKATAKTERWQAIAKSAAMQSGQTRLAHVNQPMKLPAVCAALAGFDAVLVCWEEAPGTAVLHEALASALANVGKPPVEARIAVVVGPEGGLAPEEVEALLASNAHASLVSLGRSILRTETAGIVAPALVLYELGGLGAKERA; encoded by the coding sequence GTGTCTCTTCCACACTTCTTTCTAAACGTTCAGGTGCTCGCAAAAGAAGCGCAAGCGGAATTTCCACTTGCGCTTTCGCGCGATGATGCCAAGCACGCTAAAGTGCTGCGCCTTGCCCCGGGCGAACATGTTGCCGTCGTCGATGCCGCCCAAGACTATTTCGAATGCGAAATAGTCTCGTTTGCCGAGGCGCTGCCCGTCGTGCGCATTGCCGGCCATCTCGACCAGGCAAGCGATATGCCGCACGTCTGCTTGGTGCAGGGCCTGGCGAAGGGCGACAAAATGGAAACCGTCATCCGCCATGCCACCGAACTGGGCGTCGCCGAATTCATACCGTTTGCCGCCGCACGCTCCATCATGAAAGTAGACGCGAAGAAAGCAACTGCGAAAACCGAGCGCTGGCAAGCCATCGCCAAAAGCGCCGCCATGCAGTCGGGGCAAACGCGCTTGGCGCACGTAAACCAGCCCATGAAGCTGCCCGCGGTGTGCGCCGCGCTGGCGGGTTTCGACGCGGTGCTCGTGTGCTGGGAAGAGGCTCCGGGCACGGCCGTGCTACACGAAGCGCTTGCAAGCGCACTAGCTAATGTAGGAAAACCCCCGGTCGAAGCACGAATCGCAGTGGTTGTTGGCCCCGAGGGCGGACTTGCTCCGGAAGAAGTGGAGGCACTTCTGGCGAGCAACGCGCACGCAAGCTTGGTATCGCTGGGCCGCTCCATCCTGCGCACGGAAACCGCCGGCATCGTGGCGCCGGCGCTGGTGCTCTATGAGCTGGGCGGGCTGGGCGCAAAGGAGCGCGCATGA
- a CDS encoding PhoH family protein — translation MTENTHITLTAPQSVNMALVVGPGDCLLHQIEEAFDSRITVRGDSIVLEGDPIEVQSLTALFTELIKHVEAGDVPDSGYVARAIELLRNAEFSPTALREDILLTYRGRAIRPKTAGQKHYVDAIRNSTVTFGIGPAGTGKTYLAMAMAVAALKRKEAGRIILTRPVVEAGENLGFLPGTLSEKVDPYIRPLYDALFDMTDMQRAQQLIESNVIEIAPLAFMRGRTLNDSFVILDEAQNTTPEQMKMFLTRLGFGSKMVITGDITQLDLPHGVSGLKGIEDILGDIDGISFCKFSGKDVVRHTLVAAIVSAYDRAQTHSAQKKANHGRAN, via the coding sequence ATGACAGAGAACACGCACATCACCTTGACCGCGCCGCAATCGGTGAACATGGCGCTGGTCGTCGGACCGGGCGATTGCCTGCTGCACCAAATCGAAGAGGCGTTCGACTCGCGTATCACCGTGCGCGGCGACTCCATCGTGCTTGAAGGCGACCCCATCGAGGTCCAATCGCTCACTGCCTTGTTCACGGAGCTCATCAAGCACGTAGAGGCCGGCGATGTCCCCGACTCGGGCTACGTCGCCCGTGCCATCGAGCTTCTGCGCAACGCGGAGTTTTCGCCCACGGCGCTTCGCGAAGACATACTGCTCACGTACCGCGGCCGTGCCATCAGGCCCAAAACCGCAGGCCAGAAGCACTATGTCGATGCTATTCGCAACAGCACCGTCACGTTCGGCATCGGCCCTGCGGGCACGGGCAAAACGTACCTTGCCATGGCCATGGCCGTGGCGGCGCTCAAGCGCAAGGAAGCAGGGCGCATCATCCTTACGCGTCCGGTGGTGGAAGCGGGGGAGAATCTTGGCTTTCTGCCCGGCACGCTCTCCGAAAAGGTGGACCCTTACATCCGCCCGCTGTACGACGCGCTGTTCGACATGACCGACATGCAGCGCGCCCAGCAGCTCATCGAAAGCAACGTCATCGAAATCGCACCGCTGGCGTTTATGCGCGGGCGCACGCTCAACGACAGCTTCGTCATCCTCGATGAAGCGCAAAACACCACGCCCGAGCAAATGAAGATGTTCCTCACACGCTTGGGCTTCGGGTCGAAAATGGTCATTACCGGCGATATCACGCAGCTCGATTTGCCGCACGGCGTTTCGGGCCTTAAAGGCATCGAGGACATCCTCGGCGATATCGACGGCATCTCATTCTGCAAGTTTTCCGGCAAAGACGTGGTGCGCCATACGCTCGTGGCCGCCATCGTCTCGGCGTACGATCGCGCGCAAACGCACAGCGCGCAGAAGAAGGCAAATCATGGACGTGCAAATTAA
- the hrcA gene encoding heat-inducible transcriptional repressor HrcA: MLSDRRQKVLAALIEEYVARALPVGSRTLTERYQLGVSAATVRNELSVLEDGGYIAQPHTSAGRIPTDQGYRAFVDNLLAQEGREEEDERCKKAADKLRESASELDDLVEQTSSALTKLTDCLSIVLAPSVLDLHIKQVSLISLTPYRALVVVVTEDGQVFNRQMEFAEEVPSDELARVQHLLGDVFSGNSLHEIENGLGQGMAEAFRNPLVRMTLDEVLSCMREGDTSRAHSLGVTSLLAQPEFSQSQALLPVMQVLEDDTVLLHILDNAAQTCTGAPSVRIGSENDAEALSGVSVVASRYGRGDAAGVVAVIGPTRMDYSKVIRAVRIAGAALGDN, from the coding sequence GTGCTTTCAGATCGACGTCAAAAAGTGTTGGCGGCATTGATCGAGGAATACGTGGCGCGCGCTCTGCCGGTGGGCTCGCGTACGTTGACCGAGCGCTACCAGCTCGGCGTCAGCGCGGCAACCGTGCGCAACGAGCTTTCGGTGCTTGAAGACGGCGGCTACATCGCGCAGCCCCATACCTCGGCCGGCCGTATCCCAACCGATCAAGGGTATCGCGCGTTCGTCGACAACCTGCTTGCTCAGGAAGGCCGCGAAGAAGAGGACGAGCGCTGCAAGAAGGCGGCAGACAAGCTGCGCGAAAGCGCATCGGAGCTTGACGATTTGGTGGAACAAACGTCGTCGGCGCTCACGAAGCTGACCGATTGCCTGTCCATCGTGCTTGCCCCTTCGGTGCTTGACCTGCATATCAAGCAAGTCTCGCTCATTTCGCTCACGCCGTACCGGGCGCTTGTGGTGGTGGTCACCGAAGACGGCCAGGTGTTCAATCGGCAAATGGAATTCGCCGAAGAGGTGCCCAGCGACGAACTTGCGCGCGTGCAGCACTTGCTCGGCGACGTGTTCTCGGGCAACAGCCTGCACGAGATCGAAAACGGCCTGGGGCAGGGAATGGCCGAGGCGTTCCGCAACCCGCTCGTGCGCATGACGCTTGACGAGGTGCTTTCGTGCATGCGCGAGGGCGACACGTCGCGCGCGCACAGCCTGGGCGTAACGTCGCTGCTTGCGCAACCCGAGTTCAGCCAATCGCAGGCGCTGCTTCCCGTCATGCAGGTGCTTGAAGACGACACGGTGCTGCTGCACATCCTCGACAACGCGGCGCAGACATGCACGGGCGCGCCTAGCGTGCGCATCGGTTCGGAAAACGATGCCGAAGCGCTTTCGGGCGTGTCGGTGGTGGCCAGCCGCTACGGGCGTGGCGACGCGGCAGGCGTCGTGGCCGTCATCGGCCCCACGCGCATGGACTATTCGAAGGTAATTCGCGCGGTGCGCATCGCTGGCGCCGCGTTAGGCGATAACTAG
- the hemW gene encoding radical SAM family heme chaperone HemW: protein MHDPYRALYVHLPFCVKRCAYCDFTTSAVKQDSPLIDEYIEELCLQIRRKAREGELGSIETVYLGGGTPSHVGLSRLSMLLYTLSLSMRLEPDVECTMEANPESLTPAMVRDIWALGVNRLSIGVQSFDDNVLATLGRAHNAEGAKRAVAAAHERFDNVSVDLMCGIPGQTTASLEHSVQTAIEQGVTHMSIYPLTIEPHTPFDAMVLSGQMEEPNDDVEAEHMQVAARLLQAAGYQRYEVASYAKPGYACKHNIAYWTGVPYLGIGKSAASMTQNDQRRMRVQDGQVTDDLNRAEMFAEDLMLGMRMSRGVSDELITQAESQLPDVRRVLEELAQQGLAVHEGNRWRPTERGWLCGNDLYGALFDLAP from the coding sequence ATGCATGATCCCTACCGCGCCCTGTACGTGCATCTGCCGTTTTGCGTGAAGCGCTGCGCCTACTGCGATTTCACCACATCGGCCGTAAAGCAGGACAGCCCGCTCATCGACGAATACATCGAAGAGCTCTGCCTGCAAATCCGCCGCAAAGCCCGCGAAGGGGAACTTGGCAGCATCGAAACCGTGTACCTAGGCGGCGGCACGCCCTCGCACGTGGGCTTAAGCCGCCTGTCCATGCTGCTGTACACGCTCAGCCTGTCCATGCGCCTTGAACCCGACGTCGAGTGCACCATGGAAGCGAACCCCGAAAGCCTCACGCCCGCCATGGTGCGAGACATCTGGGCACTCGGCGTGAACCGCCTGTCCATCGGCGTGCAAAGCTTCGACGACAACGTGCTGGCTACGCTTGGGCGCGCGCATAACGCCGAGGGGGCCAAGCGCGCCGTCGCCGCCGCGCACGAGCGTTTCGACAACGTCAGCGTTGATTTGATGTGCGGCATTCCGGGGCAAACCACCGCCTCCCTCGAGCACAGCGTGCAGACGGCTATCGAACAGGGGGTAACGCACATGAGCATCTACCCGCTTACCATCGAGCCGCATACGCCATTCGACGCCATGGTGCTCTCAGGCCAGATGGAAGAGCCCAACGACGACGTCGAAGCCGAGCATATGCAAGTCGCCGCGCGGCTTCTGCAGGCGGCAGGGTATCAGCGCTACGAGGTTGCAAGCTACGCCAAGCCCGGCTATGCCTGCAAGCACAACATCGCCTACTGGACCGGCGTGCCGTACCTGGGTATCGGGAAAAGCGCAGCGTCCATGACGCAAAACGACCAGCGCCGCATGCGCGTGCAAGACGGACAGGTCACCGACGACCTGAACCGCGCCGAGATGTTCGCGGAAGACCTCATGTTGGGCATGCGCATGTCGCGCGGCGTTTCCGATGAGCTGATCACGCAGGCGGAAAGCCAGTTGCCCGACGTGCGACGCGTGCTTGAAGAGCTTGCTCAGCAGGGGCTTGCGGTACACGAGGGCAACCGTTGGCGCCCGACTGAGCGCGGATGGTTGTGCGGCAACGATCTGTATGGCGCGCTGTTTGACCTGGCTCCGTAA
- the dnaJ gene encoding molecular chaperone DnaJ, translated as MAKDLYEVLGVSRDATEADIKKAFRRKARELHPDVNKAPDAEDQFKELNEAYDVLSDANKRAQYDRFGTVPGAAGGGYGGNGYVDFDDLFGGGFGVGDIFSSFFGGAAGGGGARQQRTEGRDMGVGLRLTLEEVATGAKKEIVYDRLAPCPDCDGTGLGENGKEVSCPECGGKGRVVTVQHTFLGDMQTATTCSKCNGTGKTIDNPCPECEGQGRVPDRQRVTVEVPVGIRDAQQLRLTGFGEAGLRGARSGDLIVTCRIQPHEFFERDGDDLHCRANVSIVQATLGAEIEVDGIFEGEKVKVRIPEGLQNDQIVRVKGFGMPRFRSDARGDMYVHVTVVVPKKVTKKQRELLEQLAHELGEDVSEARTPLQKLRDKFN; from the coding sequence ATGGCGAAGGACTTGTACGAAGTTCTCGGCGTCTCCCGCGACGCAACCGAGGCGGATATCAAGAAGGCGTTTCGTCGCAAAGCGCGCGAGCTGCACCCTGACGTAAACAAAGCTCCCGACGCAGAAGACCAGTTCAAAGAGCTCAACGAAGCATACGATGTGCTCAGCGACGCCAACAAGCGCGCCCAGTACGACCGCTTCGGCACCGTCCCGGGCGCCGCGGGCGGCGGCTATGGCGGCAACGGCTACGTCGACTTCGACGACCTGTTCGGCGGCGGCTTCGGCGTCGGCGATATCTTCAGCAGCTTCTTCGGCGGTGCCGCGGGCGGCGGCGGTGCGCGCCAGCAGCGCACGGAAGGCCGCGACATGGGCGTTGGCCTGCGACTGACGCTTGAGGAAGTTGCCACGGGCGCCAAAAAGGAAATCGTCTACGACCGCCTGGCGCCTTGCCCGGATTGCGACGGCACGGGCCTGGGCGAAAACGGCAAGGAAGTGTCCTGCCCCGAGTGCGGCGGCAAGGGCCGCGTGGTCACCGTGCAGCACACGTTCCTGGGCGACATGCAAACGGCCACCACGTGCAGCAAGTGTAACGGCACGGGCAAAACCATCGACAACCCGTGCCCCGAGTGCGAAGGCCAGGGCCGCGTGCCCGACCGTCAGCGCGTCACCGTCGAGGTGCCCGTGGGCATTCGCGATGCCCAGCAGCTGCGCCTGACCGGCTTCGGCGAGGCAGGCCTTCGCGGTGCGCGCTCGGGCGACCTCATTGTCACGTGCCGCATCCAGCCCCACGAGTTCTTCGAACGCGACGGGGACGACCTGCATTGCCGCGCGAACGTGTCCATCGTCCAGGCAACGCTTGGTGCTGAAATCGAGGTCGACGGCATCTTCGAGGGCGAAAAGGTGAAGGTGCGCATCCCCGAGGGCCTGCAGAACGATCAGATCGTGCGCGTGAAAGGCTTCGGCATGCCGCGCTTCCGCAGCGATGCTCGCGGCGATATGTACGTGCACGTTACCGTGGTGGTGCCGAAGAAGGTTACGAAAAAGCAGCGCGAGCTGCTTGAGCAGTTGGCCCACGAACTGGGCGAAGACGTTTCCGAGGCGCGCACGCCGCTGCAGAAGCTGCGCGACAAGTTCAACTAG
- the dusB gene encoding tRNA dihydrouridine synthase DusB, which yields MYDFFASHQLLLAPMAGVSDMAFRTLCREQGADLTYTEMVSAKGLSYANEKTRHLLDLAQGEDVVAVQLFGHEPGVMASQAAWIEQAVGDSLAYLDINMGCPARKIVTKGDGSALMRDPDLAARIVSAVRAAVDHPVTVKFRRGWAQGQETAPEFARRMEAAGACAVAVHGRFAEQLYRGSSDWGTVARVKQAVSIPVIGNGDVKCGADAAAIKQQTGCDAVMIARAAEGNPWIFAQAKAALAGEHPPVAPTVEQRIAMARRHARLLAQREGRNIVRMRKHAMWYMAGLPGAAAARGKINACVGVEDFDAVFDELLEIAGAHA from the coding sequence ATGTACGATTTTTTCGCATCCCATCAGCTGCTGCTGGCGCCTATGGCCGGCGTGTCCGACATGGCGTTTCGCACGCTGTGCCGCGAGCAGGGCGCTGATCTGACCTACACGGAAATGGTGTCCGCGAAGGGCCTTTCCTATGCAAACGAGAAAACGCGCCACTTGCTTGACCTGGCGCAAGGTGAAGACGTGGTGGCTGTGCAGCTGTTCGGCCACGAGCCTGGCGTCATGGCGTCGCAGGCGGCGTGGATCGAGCAGGCCGTGGGGGATTCGCTGGCATATCTTGACATCAACATGGGCTGCCCGGCGCGCAAAATCGTCACGAAAGGCGACGGCAGCGCGCTTATGCGCGACCCCGACCTTGCCGCACGCATCGTCAGCGCGGTTCGCGCTGCCGTTGACCACCCCGTAACGGTGAAGTTTCGCCGAGGGTGGGCGCAAGGCCAGGAAACGGCGCCGGAATTCGCCCGGCGCATGGAAGCGGCGGGCGCCTGCGCGGTGGCCGTGCACGGCAGGTTTGCCGAGCAGCTGTACCGCGGCAGCTCCGATTGGGGCACCGTTGCGCGCGTGAAGCAGGCCGTCAGCATCCCCGTCATCGGCAACGGCGACGTGAAGTGCGGCGCCGATGCGGCGGCTATCAAGCAGCAAACTGGCTGCGACGCCGTCATGATCGCTCGCGCGGCCGAGGGAAACCCCTGGATATTCGCGCAGGCCAAAGCCGCGCTGGCCGGTGAGCACCCGCCCGTGGCGCCCACGGTTGAGCAGCGCATCGCCATGGCGCGGCGCCATGCGCGCCTGCTTGCCCAGCGCGAAGGCCGCAACATCGTGCGCATGCGCAAGCACGCCATGTGGTACATGGCCGGGCTTCCCGGAGCCGCGGCGGCGCGCGGGAAAATCAACGCATGCGTAGGCGTCGAAGACTTCGACGCCGTGTTCGACGAGCTGCTAGAGATTGCGGGCGCCCATGCATGA
- a CDS encoding MiaB/RimO family radical SAM methylthiotransferase, translated as MNFAIVNLGCKVNRVESDAFASGLLARGCQETDEAAANIVVVNTCTVTGEAEKKTRKAVRHALRANDLSHVVVTGCAAAIDADAFTAMAPGRVHVAGKLQVDEVIDQLVGPLKSGYHALAVGNGFRTRVGVKVQDGCNNACTYCIVHVARGRATSRNAGDVREECKALAEAGAREIVLTGINLGSYRFDGGQGEVLMLDGLMQALLDDTADVHEPGQPPCRFRISSIEPADVSDKLIDVMARSNGRICRHLHLPLQSGSTKVLAEMNRPYTAQQFEALVNKLYAKLPELSLSTDIICGFPGETDADFQETLDVAQRCRFSKIHVFPYSQREGTPAAARTDQVPHEMRAERARTLRALAKQLRQQDRENRAGTRELALIEENGVAMTESYHELPAPEGVKAGALMPVTL; from the coding sequence ATGAACTTCGCCATCGTGAATCTTGGCTGCAAGGTCAACCGCGTGGAATCCGATGCGTTCGCATCGGGCCTGCTCGCACGCGGTTGCCAGGAAACCGACGAAGCCGCCGCGAACATCGTGGTGGTGAACACGTGCACCGTCACGGGCGAAGCCGAGAAGAAAACGCGCAAGGCGGTGCGCCATGCCCTGCGCGCGAACGACCTTTCTCACGTGGTGGTAACCGGCTGCGCAGCGGCCATCGATGCCGATGCGTTCACGGCCATGGCGCCGGGCCGCGTGCATGTTGCGGGAAAACTGCAGGTCGATGAAGTGATTGACCAGCTGGTTGGGCCTTTGAAGTCGGGATATCACGCACTGGCCGTTGGCAACGGCTTTCGCACACGCGTGGGTGTGAAAGTACAGGACGGCTGCAACAACGCTTGCACGTACTGCATCGTGCACGTTGCGCGCGGGCGGGCCACCAGCCGCAACGCTGGCGATGTGCGCGAAGAATGCAAGGCGCTCGCTGAAGCGGGCGCCCGCGAAATCGTGCTGACCGGCATCAACCTGGGGTCGTATCGCTTCGATGGCGGCCAGGGGGAAGTCCTTATGCTCGACGGCCTCATGCAGGCGTTGCTCGACGACACCGCCGACGTGCACGAACCGGGTCAGCCGCCGTGTCGCTTCCGCATCTCAAGCATCGAACCGGCCGACGTGTCCGACAAGCTCATCGACGTCATGGCTCGCTCGAACGGTCGCATCTGCCGCCATCTGCATCTGCCGCTGCAATCGGGTTCCACGAAGGTGCTTGCCGAGATGAACCGCCCGTACACGGCGCAGCAATTCGAGGCGCTGGTAAACAAGCTGTATGCAAAGCTTCCCGAGCTTTCTTTGTCTACCGACATCATCTGCGGTTTTCCCGGCGAAACGGACGCGGATTTCCAAGAAACGCTTGACGTGGCGCAACGCTGCCGCTTCTCGAAAATCCACGTGTTCCCGTACTCGCAGCGCGAGGGCACTCCCGCAGCTGCGCGCACCGATCAAGTTCCGCACGAAATGCGTGCCGAACGCGCCCGCACGCTACGCGCGCTTGCCAAGCAACTACGCCAACAAGATCGAGAAAACAGAGCCGGCACCAGAGAGCTGGCGCTCATCGAGGAAAACGGCGTGGCCATGACGGAAAGCTACCACGAGCTGCCGGCTCCCGAAGGTGTCAAGGCAGGCGCGCTCATGCCCGTAACGCTTTAG